The Balneola vulgaris DSM 17893 DNA segment TGAGATTTTATTAGATGTAAGCATTCAGTTTAACGGCGATGCTAACGAATACCGACAGATGATCACGGATTATATTGAAGCCGAAGTGGTAATGCCCGAAGGCTATAGATATGAATTTACAGGAGCCACTCGCGAAACTCAGGAAGGTATGATGCAATTCCTTTACGCTGGTTTAGCCGCTCTTGTACTTATGTTCATGATTATGGCATCTCTATTCGAGAACTTCCGCGACCCCTTCGTAATTTGGTTATGTATTCCTATGGCGATTTTTGGTGCGCTGTTATCGCTTATCATCTTAGGCTCACCATTAAGTACTACGGGTAACATCGGTCTCTTTATGTTAGTGGGTATAATCGTGAATAACGGAATTGTACTAGTGGATTATATGCATTTGAGAACTCGAGGAATTGCTTATGATTTAAGCGATGGATCTCCTTTTATATTGGGTATTCTGGATGCTTGTAAGCGTAGAATGCGCCCAATATTACTAACCGCTATAACCACTATATGCTCTATGATCCCTCTATCACTAGAACTAGGGTCTGGCTCTGAAATATGGTCACCATTAGCTAAAACCGTAATTGGTGGATTATTCTTTGGCGTAATCTTCACCTTGTTTATTACCCCTGCTATCTCAGTAGGCTTTAAACAAGTTATAGTGTGGATTAAGAAAAATTTTACCCGCAAGGGCTTAAAATCTGATATGATCAAAGAACATTAATTTTAAAAAATATTTCACTGTATCGATAGTTTTTGGAACTACTATTAAGTATTCTTGTTAGAGTATTAAAAGGATTACTTAAAAGGATTTAGTTATGAACAAGTCAGGAAATTTTTTAGCAGGATTATTAACAGGTGCATTAGCGGGTACTGTATTAGCACTTTTATACGCACCTGACACCGGTAAAAACACAAGAGATAAACTTTCTTATCAATTGAGCAATTACCGTGATGAATTGAATGATCTGATTGAACAGCTTAGAGCTGAGAAACAACACCTAATCTCTGAAGCCAAAGACAAAGGCGACAAGGTAGTATTAGAAGCCAAGCAAAAAGCGGATGATCTCATCAAAGAAGCTGAAGGGCTATTAGAGAGTATCGAAGGTGTTTCTAAAGGTTAAGCACTAAGCTCAAACCAATTTTTAAAAACCCACTTTATTTCAAAGTGGGTTTTTTTATGTCTTGATTTTCTAGATGGCAATAAGTAACTCCTTCTGTTACCTATAATCATTCAAATATTGCCATTAATGAAACACCTAACTACCCTACTCCTATTACCTATTCTTATTCTTTCTTGTACCCATTCCGACGTTGAAGTCATGAAGCACAGTGAGAACTATAGTATGGAACGCAAAGTTATTCAAGTGGAAGGACGTCCTGCATCTCCACTTTACTCACAAGCGATTCAGGTTGGTAATCATATATTTGTATCAGGCCAAGTTGGTTACGACATTGAGAAACAAGCGCTAGCTGGCGATGATTTAGCTTCCCAAACCCATCAAACTATTAAGAACATACAGTCCATTTTAAATGCTGCTGGTTATGAGCTTTCGGATGTTGTTGAAGCCCAAGTTTTTCTAGATGACATGGATAATTATAGTGCATTCAATGATATTTACGTCACTTATTTCCCAGAAAACCCTCCAGCACGAGCTGTAGTTGAAGTAAGCGCCCTTCCAATTAACGCAAAGGTTGAGATTAAGCTCTCGGCAGTAAAATGAAGTATCTCTTTTATATCACAATCCTAGCTTTGGGGAATACTAACTGTACATCCCCATCGAAGCCGATAACTGACTTCACCATAACCACTCAAGATATGCAGGGACTTAGTATACGGGCTTTAGAGGTCCTGAATGATAGTACTGTATGGTTTGCTGCCAATGATGGAATTGTAGGGCATACAACTAATTCTGGGATGACCTGGAGCTTTGATACACTAAGCTATGACACCCTTACTCCTGAGTTTAGATCAATTGCAAGCTACGATGGGTCCATATTTGTACTCAGTATTGCCAACCCAGCATTACTGTACAAATCATCCAATCAAGGGAAGGATTGGAGTTTAGTATATACTGAGGAACACCCTAATGTATTTTATGACGCACTTACTTTTAACGAAAGTGGACTTGGTGTAGCGATGGGTGATCCAACCGACGGGTGTTTGTCTATCATTATATCACAAGATTATGGAGAGTCATGGAATAAGATACCCTGTGATAATTTACCACCTACCGTTGAGGGTGAGGCAGGTTTTGCAGCCAGTAACTCCAATGTTCAAATGATTGATGAAACCATCTGGGTAGTAAGTGGTGGAATGGATGCTCGTGTTTTCAGAAGTACGGATGCTGGCACTTCTTGGGAAGTATTTGATACACCTATTATTTCAGGCGGGCAAATGACTGGGATATTCTCGCTTCATTTTTATGATACGATGCATGGTGTCATTATTGGAGGGGATTGGTCGGATAAAGAAATGAATGTATCGAACAAAGCGATTACATCGGATGGAGGAAAAACCTGGCAACTTATCGCTGATGGCCAATCACCGGGGTATAGGTCTTCTATTCGGTACCTCCCCAATAGTAATGCTAAAGAGATTATTGCCGTTGGCACACCCGGTATCTCTTATTCTAGTGATGGTGGTATAAGTTGGGAAAAGATGTCAAATGATAATTTTTATACTATAAGATTTTCAAAAAGTGGAAACCACGCATGGTTAGCGGGCCATGAGAAAATTGCTCGTATGGAATGGTAGCTTAACCTTCTACACTATTATATATGCATAAAAAAGCCCCTTCGGTTGGAAGGGGCTTCATAATCTATAGGATAGATGTTAGTGCGAATGATTTATGCTTCAGCATTATCATCTTCGCTTCCGCCTAAGGTTTCGAAAACCTCAGCTACTTCCGCATCACTTTCATCTTCGTCAACAGTAGATCCAACGATGATATCGTTGTAATCACGTAGACCCGTACCAGCTGGTACTTTGTGTCCTACCACTACGTTTTCTTTCAGTCCACGTAAGAAGTCTTTCTTAGCCTCGATAGAAGCCTGAGTAAGTACTTTCGTAGTTTCCTGGAAAGAAGCAGCAGATAACCAACTTTCAGTAGAAAGTGCAGCTCTTGTAATACCCAATAGGATAGGACGAGAGATTGCTGGTTCCGCTTCACGCGTTTGGATTTCTTCTTTACCGTCTTTGATTAACTGGTTGTTGATATCGCGTACTTGACGACGATCTAGGATTTTTCCTTTCTTAAGCTCACTGCCACCAACTTCGGTTACAACAAACTTACCAATTAACTCATCGTTACGGTTGTTCACTTCGAAACGGTCTACTTTGTCGCCTTCAAGGAACATCGTATCACCTGGATCAGTGATTTCAACTTTCTGCATCATGGTGCTTACGATAACTTCAATGTGCTTATCGTTAATTTTTACACCCTGCAGACGGTATACTTCCTGAATCTCATTTACTAAGTAAGACTGTACAGCGTATGGCCCGAGGATATTTAGAATATCCTGAGCTGGAATAGTACCATCAGATAATGGCTGACCAGCTTTCACGAAGTCATTAGACTGAACAAGAATGTGCTTGCTTAGTGAAATTAGATACTTTTTCTCATCAGTACCGTCTTTAGAACGAACGAA contains these protein-coding regions:
- a CDS encoding YtxH domain-containing protein, whose amino-acid sequence is MNKSGNFLAGLLTGALAGTVLALLYAPDTGKNTRDKLSYQLSNYRDELNDLIEQLRAEKQHLISEAKDKGDKVVLEAKQKADDLIKEAEGLLESIEGVSKG
- a CDS encoding WD40/YVTN/BNR-like repeat-containing protein — protein: MKYLFYITILALGNTNCTSPSKPITDFTITTQDMQGLSIRALEVLNDSTVWFAANDGIVGHTTNSGMTWSFDTLSYDTLTPEFRSIASYDGSIFVLSIANPALLYKSSNQGKDWSLVYTEEHPNVFYDALTFNESGLGVAMGDPTDGCLSIIISQDYGESWNKIPCDNLPPTVEGEAGFAASNSNVQMIDETIWVVSGGMDARVFRSTDAGTSWEVFDTPIISGGQMTGIFSLHFYDTMHGVIIGGDWSDKEMNVSNKAITSDGGKTWQLIADGQSPGYRSSIRYLPNSNAKEIIAVGTPGISYSSDGGISWEKMSNDNFYTIRFSKSGNHAWLAGHEKIARMEW
- a CDS encoding RidA family protein produces the protein MKHLTTLLLLPILILSCTHSDVEVMKHSENYSMERKVIQVEGRPASPLYSQAIQVGNHIFVSGQVGYDIEKQALAGDDLASQTHQTIKNIQSILNAAGYELSDVVEAQVFLDDMDNYSAFNDIYVTYFPENPPARAVVEVSALPINAKVEIKLSAVK